CATGGCTTAACTATGCAACCGACCAGCAGTTATTAGCACTGGCCGAGGAAACCTTAACGTCGCAACAATCGTCGTTATCACTTACTCAGCAAAGCTTTGATTTAGGTGCTGCATCAGCAATTACCCTAGAGCAACTTAAGAGTACGGTTGCTACAGCTAAAGTTGATATAGCAAAGTATAAGCGTTTATTAAAGCGCGATAAAAATGCGCTTGATTTACTAGTAGGTAATAGCGTTGCCAGTGATTTACTGCCAAATGCGTCACTTAATCATTTACTCGACCTACCAGAAGTACCGGTTGGTTTACCGTCTGATTTACTCACCCAACGCCCTGATATTAAAGCGGCTGAGCATCAGTTATTAGCGGCTAATGCAAATATTGGTATTGCGCGTGCTGCGTTTTATCCAAGTATTAGCTTAACCGCTAATGCGGGTACTGCATCAAGCGACTTAAGTGGTTTATTTGATGGGGGCTCGGGTACGTGGAGTTTTGTACCTACTATTAATTTGCCTATTTTTAATATGGGCCGTAACCAAGCTAATTTAGATGTTGCTAAAGCAGCGCAACAAATAGCGCTTACTACCTATCAGCAAAAAATTCAGCAAGCGTTTCGTGAAGTTGCTGACGTACTTGCAGATAACGAAGGTTATAACGCCCAGTTAAGTGCACTTGAGCAGTTATTGCAAAGTCGTCAGGCAACCTTTGACATATCGCAAGCGCGTTACGACAAAGGGGCCGACAGTT
This genomic stretch from Pseudoalteromonas translucida KMM 520 harbors:
- a CDS encoding efflux transporter outer membrane subunit; translated protein: MSLTTVNLKTFSLSAIALMVLSGCQLAPEQQQIALPVPDAYASGAEEQAQATQLNWQQFFNDEKLQALIAQSLEHNKDLQIAALNVQRVRGLYQIEDSALFPSLDINGSGSRQRLPGDLSGTGEPRITSQYSATVGITSYELDIWGKVRNQSTQALQTLYSTQLSQYSMQVSLIAELANAWLNYATDQQLLALAEETLTSQQSSLSLTQQSFDLGAASAITLEQLKSTVATAKVDIAKYKRLLKRDKNALDLLVGNSVASDLLPNASLNHLLDLPEVPVGLPSDLLTQRPDIKAAEHQLLAANANIGIARAAFYPSISLTANAGTASSDLSGLFDGGSGTWSFVPTINLPIFNMGRNQANLDVAKAAQQIALTTYQQKIQQAFREVADVLADNEGYNAQLSALEQLLQSRQATFDISQARYDKGADSYLQVLDSQRTWYSAQQQLITGKQALLASKINLYKAVGGGWQAPKDTDQSK